tttttttaaccagggaccactctctaacattaataccgaaagagttacgaatcagtttttggtcaactttagattcggtttggttatttggggtgctgattcagaaaatggcattgaatagaccacatgggctcttgtttctgatacagaacttatgtcatccagtagtcgccatctgctcacaaATATACtcggtatacaaatatggcaaataaataaataaataattcttggcactataagagggtttcacgagaccagtcactcttgtttcaatggtgtagtaacagtgaggacgcagaccatattttagttcttgcagaccactgatggtccacagaccacaagttgggaacccctttgtatatatgctgtaatccgctctgggacatagggcggaatataaagtattattattatgattattattattataagaaataTAGTATTTCTCTCTGGAAGGGTTGGGGCAAGAGATGCTGGAAGTAGGACCGGGAACCAGCTTTTCAGGCTATTTGAATGCATTTCTTAAATTGCAAGACACCACTGAATGTAAGACGTACCCTAATTTCATTATCACCAATAACAATACATAAGATACgcctgcaattctaagatgcatcTCATTTTTAGAGAGATTTATATAGGGGGAAAGGTGCACCTtactagtctctggagcagcacaaCGGAAGCTTGCTCTATCtcagtggtttccaatctttttttgaccagtgaccactttgaccagggaccactctctaacattagtaccaaaagagttacgaatcagtttttggtcaactttagatttgatttgattatttggggtgctgattcagaaaattgtattggatagaccacatcagctctagtttctgatacagaacatgtgccatccagtagtcgccatctacttgcccacagaaaaccatatttaataagccttggcactataagagggtttcacaagacacTTCATCAATTTCTGGATACATCCCAATTTTCTAGtatccttgaattgtggtgcccaggaccAGACATGTTTTTCCAGGTGGGattgaccaaagtagaatagagcaATGctggtattttttattttgatctGGACACACCATTGTCCTGTTGATGAGGCCAAGaattacattggcttttttagctgctgcaccaACATAGTTGATTCAATCTTTACCTATTGGTCTACTAAGACccctagatccttttcacatgttcTGCCTTCAGCTCATTAATAAGTGAATCCACCAAGTATTTCAGGAACGAATGCACACAAAGAGCCACTCAACaaataaggaaaataaatacCATTGTTCACAATTCAGGTGGACATCTTACAGTTAAATCCAGTCTTAAGAAAtcacttctttttctttattggttaataataatatttgctaATGGGGTTGGCAAAGCCAGTTGTACcactaaaaaaatattttatgtacattCCTTTACATTGCATATCCCGCCTACTGTTCTTTATGCTAATTTTTCTCAGCATTTGCAGGTGCAAGCTAATAATGTAGATAGGCATTTGATTCTTGAGTTTTCCTAATCTGCCAAACTGATTTTGTTAAATAAGACATCCTTTGGAAAAGAACAACATGTGAGTGTTAAGAACGGTTGCATTCTAAAGCAGCTGCCGGATGCCTGTTTTCCTCCTCGCTTCTGTTCCATCTTGCTGCCTTGCAGATCTGAACAGACGCAACTCTCATTAGTCCAACCAGTGACCATCCGGAGCTGGTGGggtttgtagtccaaaatacccaaCTTAGGACAAGATGAAATGTAGAAATGTAGAATTCTGTCTGCCAGAAACTGTTGTGTGGCATTCCTAGAACAAGATCTGAACGTCACTATAAGGCCATCTCCAAGCATTTCAGTTTGGGAAAAGAGGCTTTGTATCATCATATGGTGACAGTTGGTAGCTCCCTTGTCAGTGGGACCAcaaatccattccaggttttagtctgaactttaaaggagttatcTGAGATTCCTTTGATTGGTTGGGCAGAGCTTTAAAGGAGCTCCCTGTGTTTGCTCCTTTACAGTTCAGAAGAAAATCCAGAGTGGACTCATTACTCTTGCTGGAAGGAACTGTTGCCACCAATGATGCATGCATTTCCAAATAGTCTGGCATCTTCATAGAGCTGCTAGTAGTGTCGGAGATGGCAGCTGGGAGCTTATTGGGCTTTTTGAGGAATTCTAACCAAGGGCATGCCATTCCCTCGGATCAGAGCTCTGCGGCTTTGGCTCGGCCTTCGTACGCCTATCCTCTCTCGAAGAGGACTTGCTGGATACCGGCTGGGCACGTTCCGCAGAGCCTGGAACAAGTTTTGCTGTTGCGCGTCTCTTTCTTGGCAGTTAAATGTCAGTGCGACACCGAGGTTGCTCTTCATGATCCTTGAGGAGCTGTCCGAGGTGCCATCGAAACATCTGCCCAAAGCTATTTCCTTGGCTGTCCTCGGGTCCTGATCTGTAACGGTGTAGATACCATAGTTGTGGCCCAGCGGGTCAAGAGGAGCCAACATGGTATATTGGCTGGAGTCATTATTAACGGCAACAGGAAGGTGGTTGACTAGGTATTCGTGCAACATGCTGTTAACGCTCTCTCTGTAGCAGCTTCCCTGTGGGATGATTTTCACAAGGGTTCGATCGATACGTTCCTGGTCATATAACATGCCGCTGCACTTGAATTCGAGGCACGCGGCTGAAAGGTTGGGGTAGTCCAGGTCTCGGATGCTCCGCACGTCTCTGATGCCATAGAGCCTTCCAACAGTCCGGGGGTGAGTGCCGCCCATGTTGCGGGATCGTATGTTGACCTCCAGAGGCCCGTTGATTTTCACCTTAATGTAACATGCTCTAAACTCCACTGGCCGGGGCCACCAAGCCAGGTAGTCCTCTATCCAATTGACGGGGTCATCTTCGTTGAATGGAACCGTGTTATAGTCGTAGCGGTCCCCCTCTACCCTGTAAAACCTGAAATGAGCAGCCGTGTAGGGAGCCGCTTCACATTCTTGCAGTTTTTCATAGGGGTAAATGGGCCCGTTGCTCTCTTCGGCAGCATTAGGGGAGGGCTTGGCCACGCTGATCCTGAAAGCAGTCTTCTTCACATTACGATCCAAGTGATCTGTCCGCTGATACCTGAGCTTGCTGAGGTAGGGCTGTGGGACTCCGATGGCAAACGGATTAAGCCTTGGCGAGGAAGGGACAGCCTCAAGTTCCTCTCCCCCAAGACTTGCCATGATGTAGGCACTGTAGGCATCCGGGTTTTGGTCGTCACAGAAAGCCGGCACACAAACTCCATTGGAGCTGGTGACCCCACTGTCAAAGCGGCCCCACGCTCTAGGGTTAGTAGAATATCCTGGTGTGGGTTCCAGATTGATGACTGAAACCACAACTCCCGTCACTTGCTCGCTGGGGAGGTACCTCTCGCTCCTGTAAGTACGCACCTTGATGTAACACCGCCGGCTCTCAGGAACATCCAGGTTGAAAAGCCGCCTTTCCCTGATCTCCATGTTGCCGACCAGAAATGTCCGTTCCTCCCGTTTGCTGCGCCGGCTCCGGTCAAGCTGGAagttcccttcttcctcccaaaGGCCTGTCTGTGGGTTGAGAGACCAAAGCTTCATGCCTTCCAGGTGTTCTGGCATCCGAACTTGGGAGGAATCCAGGTGGACTTTGACTTTTCCTGCATTGAGAGACTCTGTGGCCGCTTCGTCAGTGAAATCCATGGAAAACATGCCATAAGTCCGCAGTGGGAGCATGTCGCCTTCATCGTCCACAAAATTCAAGTCACTTTGTGCCATGGCTGCATTGGAGACGTTCCTTGGATCCAGGAAAGTCACGCTGGCTTTGACTTTCCCTGTGTAGGGGTCTCCATTCTGTCTGTAAAATGTATTGGGAGGGATTTCCAGTTTTCCCATGGGATCATCTCCCTCCATGTCCCCCAAGGAGATCATACTAGTCTCATTGGAGTCTAAAGTGATGGGAGGCTTCTTCCGTAACATCTTGACCTCATGGAAGACGGACCCACCATTCTTGTTGAAAGGCAACACTTTGGTGGTGTTCACAAATTTGTGCAAGCGATCCACAAACGTGAGCACTAGTCTCTCGGTGTTCGGTGGCACTTGAACTGAGAAGGTCCCCTTGTAACCTGTCATGCCGACCCGGTGGTTCCCCATGAAAATGTGGCCAAACCTCATGGGCTCATCTGTGTCCGAAGCCACAGCTCTCCCTCGAACCACGACTTTGGCCTCAGTGCATTTCTGACAACCGCACTCCACCGTCACTTTGATGGGAAGGGTGTATCCGGCACACGACAGCTCTCGCATCTCCATTTTGGTGGCCCCACAGCAGTTGGCGACGGCATCCTTGCAGCGGAGGCTTTTGTCTAATGCTCCAGCACATGTCTTGGGTGGACAATTCCCAACGTCATAGGAGAAGGAGTTGGTTGAGTTCTGGAAGCAGTCATGGGGAAGCTGAATAAAATGACTCTCAGGCATTGGGTTGCAGGGAGCTTCATTCTTTCCTGTTGAGAAAGATTTTTGACATTGGTTTGGTGGACAATGATTCATTTAGGGGCATAAGAAGAaagattaatagaatcatagagttgaaggagacctcatgggccatccagtccaaccccttgccaagaagcaggaaaattgcattcaaagcacccctgacagatggccatgcagcttctgtttaaaaaactccagagaaggggCTATTATATAGCTAGACAAGCTAGGTTAgtgcaggttgaacatcccttatccataATTCCCAAATACTttcatgggtggctgagatataGTGACATCTTTCATTTCTAATGGTTcaatgtgattattattattattattattattattattattggagcccccagtggcacagtgggataaacccctatgccggcaggactgaagaccgacaggtcacaggttcgaatccggggagaggtggatgagctccctctatcagctccagctcctcatacggggacatgagagaagcctcccacaaggatgataaaaacatcaaatcatccgggtgtcccctgggcaacgtccttacagacggccaattctctcacaacagaagcgacttgcagtttctcaagttgctcctgacacgacaaaaaaaaatattattattattattattattattattattattattattattattatttcttatcctcCTCTcttcaaggtgggttacaaaacACCTACCATTGTGTATAAATTGACCTTTCCCCAAAACATCCTTACCTATAATGGAAAGAGTGGCCACTTGTGACTTTACAGAGCCTGCCTCGTTGCTGGTCTTGCACAAATATTGCCCAGAATGGTCCGCCTTCAAGTTCTTGAGCAGTAGGTTGTTCTTGTATTTGTACAGCATTGGGTCCAGAAGGGTTTCATTGTGGAACCTATACACATTTCAGGACAGAAAATCATCAAGGCTCAGTGTCAAAGCTATCTTGTTTCTTTGGAACACTTCCTCACCATTTTGTGTTTTCCTGGTCTCCTGTCTCTGGTTTTAGCTTAGTAAAAACTCATCCCTTAATCCGACCATGCTCAAAAACTATAGACTGGTGTCAATTTTGCTATTTATTAGTAAAATTCTGGAATGGGTGGTGGCCAACAACGCCAGGAGTCCTTGGATGAAGCGGATTTTCCTGAcccatttcaatctggcttcaggccgggtcATGGAACAGaaacggctttggtcgccttgctGGATGATCTACGTGGAGAACTAGATAAGGGGAATGTGACTTGTTTGGATCTCCTGGACctttcagtggctttcaataccattagccatggtatccttttggagTGACTAATGGGTATGGGGCTGAGAGGTGCTGttttgcagtggttccagtcctttCTCTCAGATTGCAGCCAAAAACTAGTGTTGGGGAAGTCCTGCTCAAACCCATGGCAATTAGACTGTgggtcccacagggctcatcACTTTCGCcagtgttatttaacatctacatgaaaccactgggagagagtTTTGGAGATCAGTATCATCTGTGTGCAGATGCTACCCAACTCTGCTCTTGTCAGTTCTTAAGTACAGCGCTCGGTTTATGgtaataatattttgtttttctatCCAGGATGTCCAGTTTGGCTTGCACCCAGTTAATTATGCTTTCCGTGATGTGTACTACAGGTACAGCCAACATATTGATTGCCTTTATTGTTTTTCTTCCATTGAGCTTTGATCTCAAGATTTTTCTGACCCttctaattgttgttgttgttattgctattttgaaACATGGGTGGTTGAATTCATGGGTGCAGAATCTGCGGATATGGAAGGCAAACTGTAATCAATGTTTAATACAGCTATAATTGCTGCTTTGCCACCAATGTAATGGCAATATTTTGTCATTTATTTTTCAGCATGGTCAGTATTAGAGGCAAAACCAGCATATGTCTTTTATGACCTTCTCTTAATATCTTACCAAAAATATCGACTGGGAACTGGGTCTCCAACAGCATTGCAGCAGAACGAAACACTTTGCCCCTCTCTTCTCGCCTTGCTTTCTGGATGGGTCACCATATATGGTTTTTCTAAAGTTGAAGGAGAGAGAACTTCAATATTAATTTATTGTCTCCTGTGTTCAATTTCAAGAGTTGCAAAGGATAGGTCTCAAGGAAAACATCTGTGACTCCGTGTAATGTCATACGGCAGGTAGACCTTGGTAATGTCACAAGGTTCGATATGATATATGAGCCATCATCTACAGTTGTAGAGTTTGCCATTCAAATGGAAAACATTGCATCTAATAAATGGGGGAAATATATGTGTGATCGataaaaaacatgttttaaaaagtcattccAATCTTTGGtccgccccctcccccccggtCAAAAAGTCACAACAACAATCTTCTTTAATGCCTATATGACACACAATAACCCACAtaacagatttatactattacttacttgccttagtcctctttgcagattcaataattttatttattatgattagACTGACTTTTAATGGTGGGCTGCTGCAGCCCTTgttgggctttctgatgctgagcactgcattctgggaaatgtagtttagggcagggccttttacattctctgccacaggggggctcaccttcccaaactacatttcccataatactgtgttctcagtctcctgcTCTAGCTGACCTTCCTTATGGCAACCAGCAGAAAGGTCTTAATTTAAACACAgcagactgggcgacttggaaggcgttgaaaagactgcgctctggcaccacaagatgcagagccaatctcaacaaatggggctacaaagtggagaagagcaaaccactgaccacctgctgcaatgcaccctgagccctgccacatgcacaatggaggaccttcttgcggcaacaccagaggcactccaagtggccagatactggtcaaaagacatttaatcaactaccaagtttgcaaaatttgtaggtttttttttatctgtttgtttgttttgttctgttagaaatgtaacacaatggtctggttgctgatgacacgataaataaataagtggccttttggccaaagttgcttaatgcttatattgAAAATTAAACAGACTttgggaggcatccaaatgatacaCAATCTTAACAAAAATGATTGGTGAGTATTTCGATTCTAAAATTTCCCCCTTTCTTGCATCTTTCTAATATCAATTTGAATGCATACATTTGATGTGTCTTACAATTCAatttttgcacacccctaatatatATACTTTGatagtgtcttcctgcatagcaggatggggttggactagatggctcaggtggtctcttccaacgttaTGATTGTATGCCCATCTTTCAAGACGGtgctctcaccctgagattcTTCCCCTGTGGACTAGAGAATAAGGGCTACCAGCAAAAACTAGATCTGTTCTCATTTTCCCTTACAAGGAAAGGATCTTATGAGtgttcaggggcggctcaacccattacgcaaagtaagcatttgcagtatagttgattttgcccaggggtgctcttgaagtgctcttgggggaaaatagaccttgacatatgcgagttgtagttactgggatgtatagttcacctacaattaaagagcattatgaactccaccaatgatggaattgaaccaaatatggcacacagagctcccacgacgaacagaaaatatataacagtgattggttgggggggggggggggcaaaatactgtttgcttaccattgaaaattacctagggccacctctgagagtGTTTTAGGTATGAGGTAACAGATCTCACCCCCCTCTGAAGCTGAAGATATCTGAATCCGAATCTCTCTTTACCTGCTCTTTTCAAGTGAACCTGGACCAAAGAGGAACGTCCAGGATTCGCCGGCACCGTAACCAAAGCGGTCCTGTATCTTGGCTTTTTAATCTCCAAGGTTGTTTTCCCATCAGGACAGATGCCAGGAATGTGAAACGCTCCATTGTCATCCGTTATGGTtagcaacttggttgctttggcCTGTAAGTAGATGGAGGCAGCGACCGCAGGGGCCCCGTCCGGAAGGGAGACCTTTCCTCGCAGCAGATTCTCCTCGCACATGCAAGCATCGCACTCCGCGTTCACACGACCCATGGAACAAGTCAGGTTGCACACTTCGACAGGGAGGAGAAAATGCATTTGAATACACATTATTATGTTTTTCCTCTGGAACCACTACGATTTATGGAATCAATGGGACTTGCATGAGAGTTGATGTTACATTCAGCTATTGGTGTCAGAAGAAGGTGACCCTTCAATGTTGCTAGACTGTAGAgaactgaagtcccaaacatctcgAAGATTGGGTGATTTCTACTCTAAGTTTAAATGATAATATTTAAAgacctctctttcaccctcttcctctcctcccgtGCTCCctctatcaataataataataataataataatctatataaataaaaatgtaatgttcgtttgtggtattcacagaactcaaaaaccactggggcaattggcaccaaatttggacatgatacacctaacaacccaatgtatgtccttcattaaaaaaaaattgattttgtcatttgggagttgtagttgctgggatttatagttcacctacaatcaaagagcattctgaactccaccaatgatggaattaaaccaaacttggcacacagttctcccatgaccaacagaaaatactggaagggtttggtggacattgaccttgagtttgggtgttgtagttcacctacatccagagatcactgtggactcaaacaatgatggatctagaccaaactctacacgaatactcaatgtgcccaaatgtgaacacgtgtggagtttggggaaaatagaatcttgacattcgggagttgtagttgctgggaattatagttcacctacaatcacagagcattctgaacaagtttggttcagttccatcgttggtggggttcagaatgttctttgattgtaggtgaactataaatcccagcaactacaactcccaaatgacaaaatcaatttttgagtgaaggacatacattgggttgttaggtgtcttgtgtccaaatttggtgtcaatttgtccagtggtttttgagttctgttaatcccacaaacgaatattacatttttatttatatagatgtaaaacGATATTTgtgcctgggttataaatgtcatttcgtaattggttatatcataaaaatatggaaaaggtttattaaactgctatCTACCTAtgcatctattatctatctatctgaactttttttcaaattttgttacatagtgttatctatgcatctattatctgtccatctatctatgcatctattatctatctatctacctacctaattTAGATCTAATCTATCTGCCAAAAGTGTCACTCACTTGGTTTAACACTACAACTTACAAAATGAAGCCTTCATTAAAATACAGTTTCAAAACCAATCAATTAAAGCCaagaaaataaactcataaaattgTGGTTGCAATGTCCAGACCATTCGTTCACAAGCaagtgccttccagatgttttgcggCTACAGCCAAGCAAGTATTACAACATTTCAGCCTAGTCAAGAAAAGCCTAATCATGAAAAAGAAACACGAGAGTGAGATCCTCCATATTTTTGGCTGTCTTGCTAACTAGAAAACATTGTTTTCCCCACACACTCCAAAATGACATGGATATCCCTGTGATCTAGCCACAGAGCCTGCTTTGAGTATATAGTCATATTTTGTGCACAATTGCAAGTGCACAGAAAAGGACATTAAGGCAATAGGTCCTTAAAGTTGCTACAGATTAGGGCTAGTGTTAGGTAGGGTTAGAATTAGCATTAGAGTTAGATAGGATTAGGGTTAAAATTAGATAGGTTTAGATTAAGAGTTGTGGTTACAGTTAGATAGTTAGAGTTAGGGTAAGacatagggttagagttagataCAATTAGTGTTAGAGTTAGCATTACATAGAGTTAGCATTAGATAGGGTTAGGATTGGAATTAGGTAAGGTTAGGGTAAGTTAAGGTTAGAGTTAGATACAGTTAGGGATAGTTAGGGTTAGAATTAGATACAATTAGGGTTATAtagggttagggtaagagttagatagggttagagttagataGGTACAGTTAGAGTTAGAGTAAGAGTTAGATGGGGTTAGTGTTAGATACAATTAGAGTTAGATAGGGTAAGGGTTAGAGTTcgatagggttagagttagataCAATTAGAGTTAGATAGGGTAAGAGTTAGAGTTAAATAGGGTTAAAATTAGATACAATTAGGGTTATAtagggttagggtaagagttagatagggttagagttagagtaaGAGTTAGATAGGGTTTGTGTTAGATACAATTAGAGTTAGATAGGGTAAGGTTTAGAGTTagatagggttagagttagataAAATTAGAGTTAGATAGTTagggtaagagttagggttagaggcAGAGTTGGATAGAGTTAGATAGGGTTAGAGATGAAGTTATGGATAAGGCACCTGAGCAAGGTGATCCCAGGCAGCGCCTCCCTTCTTCGCTCACTTCTTCACAGCGTGGGTCCAAAAGGCTTTCAGCTAAGCAAGTCCTGGTCCGGGTCTGGATGCCAGTTTGATCACACTTTGCAGAGCACTCACTCCACTTTGACCATGAAGACCACAGGGTTTTTGAATCCTGAGGTAAGGAATCTGGAAACAGCAATTATCTGCAAGTATTATCAAATCAACAGGAACCTTgcatcattttctctctctttccaataATTTTTAGAACGGGCTCTTCTCCAATATCGGAAGCAATGCCCTTTATTTCTCATGGCTTGGGGCATGCTACAACATAGCTGAGacacataatcattatataaaatacacatattaaaacttatttctaCATATGTTAAAGCACAcggaacaaagattaaaatatagtgaacacaagaCGTGAGTGATTAAAATTGGCCGGGTTTTAATCTCCAAAATGGTTTTCCCATCAGGGCAGATGCCAGGAATGTGAAATGTTCTGTTGTCATCTGTTCCCCCACCATCAGCCTTCATAAAAGAACACTACActctctgtattgttgaaggctttcatggccggaatcactgggttgttgtaggttttttcgggctatatggccatgttctagaggcattctctcctgacgtttcgcctgcatctatggcaagcatcctcagacctcactacctctgaggatgcttgccatagatgcaggcgaaacatcaggagaaatgcctctagaacatggccatatagcccaaaaaaacctacaacaacccactacactctcttctctcttctttggACAGAAAGTGCTGTTGGAAGGTCCTATCAGCAAACGGAAATCCTTACCTGCTGGACACAGGAAGCGCACCGCATAATTCAAGCAGGTCTGCCCTTCCGGCTG
This genomic window from Anolis sagrei isolate rAnoSag1 chromosome 9, rAnoSag1.mat, whole genome shotgun sequence contains:
- the CILP gene encoding cartilage intermediate layer protein 1, with the translated sequence MGLIQPWCLATLLFLKMSCIFGEPILKQSVRRIQPGERPYSLSAKRGSDNHGTWTTWFNIDHPGGSGDYERLDAIRFYYRERLCPSPLRIEVRTTDWIPAANTGQVVHFSTQEGFWCLNKEQPEGQTCLNYAVRFLCPADSLPQDSKTLWSSWSKWSECSAKCDQTGIQTRTRTCLAESLLDPRCEEVSEEGRRCLGSPCSVCNLTCSMGRVNAECDACMCEENLLRGKVSLPDGAPAVAASIYLQAKATKLLTITDDNGAFHIPGICPDGKTTLEIKKPRYRTALVTVPANPGRSSLVQVHLKRAEKPYMVTHPESKARREGQSVSFCCNAVGDPVPSRYFWFHNETLLDPMLYKYKNNLLLKNLKADHSGQYLCKTSNEAGSVKSQVATLSIIGKNEAPCNPMPESHFIQLPHDCFQNSTNSFSYDVGNCPPKTCAGALDKSLRCKDAVANCCGATKMEMRELSCAGYTLPIKVTVECGCQKCTEAKVVVRGRAVASDTDEPMRFGHIFMGNHRVGMTGYKGTFSVQVPPNTERLVLTFVDRLHKFVNTTKVLPFNKNGGSVFHEVKMLRKKPPITLDSNETSMISLGDMEGDDPMGKLEIPPNTFYRQNGDPYTGKVKASVTFLDPRNVSNAAMAQSDLNFVDDEGDMLPLRTYGMFSMDFTDEAATESLNAGKVKVHLDSSQVRMPEHLEGMKLWSLNPQTGLWEEEGNFQLDRSRRSKREERTFLVGNMEIRERRLFNLDVPESRRCYIKVRTYRSERYLPSEQVTGVVVSVINLEPTPGYSTNPRAWGRFDSGVTSSNGVCVPAFCDDQNPDAYSAYIMASLGGEELEAVPSSPRLNPFAIGVPQPYLSKLRYQRTDHLDRNVKKTAFRISVAKPSPNAAEESNGPIYPYEKLQECEAAPYTAAHFRFYRVEGDRYDYNTVPFNEDDPVNWIEDYLAWWPRPVEFRACYIKVKINGPLEVNIRSRNMGGTHPRTVGRLYGIRDVRSIRDLDYPNLSAACLEFKCSGMLYDQERIDRTLVKIIPQGSCYRESVNSMLHEYLVNHLPVAVNNDSSQYTMLAPLDPLGHNYGIYTVTDQDPRTAKEIALGRCFDGTSDSSSRIMKSNLGVALTFNCQERDAQQQNLFQALRNVPSRYPASPLRERIGVRRPSQSRRALIRGNGMPLVRIPQKAQ